Genomic segment of Sediminispirochaeta bajacaliforniensis DSM 16054:
CCATGTTCGCCAATTGCCGAACACCAAGGCGCAAAGAAGAAAGAGATATCCCCTCCAGCGGGACCTGATATTCAAATATTCTGGAAGCCCTTCTGGACCTGTTCCGGTAAAGTGAAAGGACCAACAGTTGGACCTCTTCGGAAATCCGAAGTTCTCCCCGTATCGTATATTCGCAGGGAGAAGCGCCAGCTTCGCGATGATATGGAATCAAATCGTCGGCAACAACTCCAAGGAGCTGGGACGAATGGAATTCATAGGTAATGATATCCTTCAAAAAATCTTCGTCTTCACGAAAATCAAAATCTCCCATATGCAGAAGAGATACAGGGATAAATTCGAACTCTCCGGTACTCAATTCTGAATAAAGAAAAAGTTTTACCGGCACGGCCTCGACATAGACACTCGAGGTAAAACAGGGAGAAGCCGGTGAGTCAAAGCGCAAGGCCATTTCCTGCTTCAAAACGGGAAGGGCCTCCCACCATTGGGACAGATCGGTAAACGAACGGAAAAAGTAGATTGGAGCGGTTGGCGCTTTGAGATTATAAAAACCTAAGCGCACAAGGTTTTCCCCTCTCACATTGCGAAAGGATGAGGTCATAACCCAATCGAGGGGAAACTCTTCATAAGCAAGACGTTTGACCAGATCCACGACATTTTGCGCCCGTTTGTCGTAAACCGTATCAAGCCATTGCTGAATGCTGAAAGGGCGAAAAAGGGAGTTACGAATAAAATCTTCAGTCAATCCGTCGATAATCTCCCCGGCCAGGGAGGCATCGACACCGGGCCCGATCTCGGGCAGAGAAATAGCGATAGCAGGAATATCCTCCCCCATTGCATCGAATAATTCCTGCAAGGCAGGCGGAGGCTCAACAGCCGACTCTTCTTCCTTGTCAAAAATGCCTGCCGCATAGAGCGACGATGTAAAAAAAGAGAAGACAAGAATAAACAACAGGAGCAGCTTTCTTTGTACCACCATAATACCGCCTATCTTTGAGAAATTGTGCGTCCCGACATCTCTTGCCATGCGGGACGCACAAAGTGAATACGATTACGCCCAGTCTCCATCTTCATAGACAATGGAGATGCTTTCGGTGATAGAACCTGATTCGCTACTGTTGAGATCAGACATGTCCCATCCGCAGGGAACACATTCGAAAAGGTTACGGCGGGAAATTTCATCAACACCGTTTCGGTCGAACAGAACGACCGATACCGCTTTTCGTTCCGGGGTTCCACGCTCGACGGTCTTCCACCAGTCACGTAAGATAGTATCTTTCGGATCACTGTTTCTCGTCAGAGTCACAACTGGATACTTTACCTTGCCGGGAATCTTCCGGGCATTTCTGTCGATACCACCGATGTCATCGGTGATCTCCGCGGTGGCTCCGAGACCGGTTACGGAAATAAAATTCCCGTAATCAACGCCATCGATCTCCACCTTGAAATTGGTCTTCATCGTTGGGGTGTAATTTGCCATACACTACTCCTTTAAAAAAATATGGTTTACTCGGTCAATGTCTTCTGAGATATCCTGAACACCACAAACTCGGCAGGCTTTGCCGGTGCAATACCAAGCTCACATACCACATATCCGGCATCAATCGACTCGGGAGGGTTCAGCTCATCGTCACAACGAACGTAAAAGGCCTCCTCCGGTGAGTCACCGAAGAGCGCTCCTTCCTTCCACAGGCGAAGACAGAAAGCGGTGATATTTCTGACGATCTGTTTCCACAAGGCTCGGGTATTTGGTTCGAAGACGACCCAATTGGTCCCGTCCTGGATTGATTTTTCAACCATACAGAAGAGGCGGCGGACATTGATGTAGCGCCACTCAGGATCGGAACTAAAGGTTCTGGCTCCCCAGACACGAATGCCCCGTCCCTCGAATTCCCGAATACAGTTCACTCCTTTGGGATTAAGCAGTTCCTGTTCGGCATCGGTAAGTGCATACTTGACACCTGTCGCTCCCCTGAAGATTTCGTTGGCAGGGGCCTTGAATACACCGCGAGTACTGTCGACCCGGCCATAGACACCGGCGACTCCCCCGCTTGGCGGCGCATAGACATCCTGGTCCGCCTCTGCATCGTAGATTTTCACCCAGGGGAAATAGTAAGCACCCATGGTGGAATCCCTTGGCATGGGAATGGTATCGATTCCCTTTTCCAGGCTTTCGGGGGCATCAAGAACGGCAACGCGAAACCGATTCTGTTCACAGTGGGAAAGAATCGCGTCCTGGGCCGCAGGATCGTCCACCCCCGGAGCACAGACAATCGAAATATCAGATATTGGATTGAAGGCGGGCAAGCCGCTTCGTTTTCCAGGGCCACCATCCTTTCCGATGATGAGCTTTGTTATATTGTCGGGATTCTTAACGACATAGGGCTCCTTCGACTTCTCGCTGGCCTTCTCATTCTCTTTTGCCCCATCTTTTCCATCTGCCTTAGAGGGAGCTGCCGTCGCACCGCTTTTTTCAGGAGCTGCAAGATTATTGATGTAGCATTTGGTCCCACCATTCTGAAAGAAGAGATAGACGGCATGGCCCAGCCATCCCCCCTGGTGCATTCCGCCAAACAACTTGTTGTACTGGGTCCAGTTTGTTACCAGTGTCGGATCATTGACGGGGCCCTTTTCCGCGATACCGAGGAAACCGACTACATTGGTTGCACCGGCTTCGATCGGTTTTGATCCTCCGGAAACCTCTTCAACATAGACGCCCGGCGTTTGATACTGTGGCATACTATACTCCTTTTACATTCCTAAGTATTTTCTTTCGTAAAGGCGGACAAACGCCGCTCTTTTACCCGTGTAAACTCCTCCGCCTCGGAAGATTCAACCCCCACCGTTGCTTCGAGGAGCAGCCCAAAGGGGATTAGGCCCTGCAGCGGTTCAGGCAAGAGGTTTCGATCGTCGTCCTCCAGAGCAGAAACGCGCAGGACAATAGGGGCTC
This window contains:
- a CDS encoding phage tail sheath family protein, which encodes MPQYQTPGVYVEEVSGGSKPIEAGATNVVGFLGIAEKGPVNDPTLVTNWTQYNKLFGGMHQGGWLGHAVYLFFQNGGTKCYINNLAAPEKSGATAAPSKADGKDGAKENEKASEKSKEPYVVKNPDNITKLIIGKDGGPGKRSGLPAFNPISDISIVCAPGVDDPAAQDAILSHCEQNRFRVAVLDAPESLEKGIDTIPMPRDSTMGAYYFPWVKIYDAEADQDVYAPPSGGVAGVYGRVDSTRGVFKAPANEIFRGATGVKYALTDAEQELLNPKGVNCIREFEGRGIRVWGARTFSSDPEWRYINVRRLFCMVEKSIQDGTNWVVFEPNTRALWKQIVRNITAFCLRLWKEGALFGDSPEEAFYVRCDDELNPPESIDAGYVVCELGIAPAKPAEFVVFRISQKTLTE
- a CDS encoding phage tail protein, whose translation is MANYTPTMKTNFKVEIDGVDYGNFISVTGLGATAEITDDIGGIDRNARKIPGKVKYPVVTLTRNSDPKDTILRDWWKTVERGTPERKAVSVVLFDRNGVDEISRRNLFECVPCGWDMSDLNSSESGSITESISIVYEDGDWA